The following proteins are encoded in a genomic region of Debaryomyces hansenii CBS767 chromosome G complete sequence:
- a CDS encoding DEHA2G15576p (similar to CA1123|IPF19723 Candida albicans): MSSTPSKDIHDDTNVEGFDKSEVNLINHLCEKILSGYTINKELLLKWQVELADTSHDSTELSTIIEEELVISYPIEMTICSVEKEDIEYFFDELNNLDEEVHHDFKIILYELFLYSVSLSYTIKIQMYRQDVHKLIAAEFLQLISTVELNSLFDCNVPSNLSQHGRLIIIFSEFGCDIDLLRKLMMPLYNEKINQCIKLVLLDLLNQLFTSYPCHFDFFVLNDFQNSAITIPFTGDLNSSKCLTIQSSFKINVSCMDNKFDDSSSTVTLFLLANSSGSNSSTLKVQLLNYNQFMIEIKNHQNGSRMQFSFNQILDLPTHDNQSYTHFALTYDSYTNLNLFINGEYSESIPCPELYKILNSWNKVYIGDEKSTLNHNNDELLIRNLTVLNVALSYEWVNFLYNLGLGYDWDFKDFTEDRLLSLLNHLSYRGLINVSLKIKELRSNHTRENSDVLNHMRQGKNQFEINRNLTNGTPNSAFDRRSIVKVLASSRLKESNVLFDSNTSSFIDSLEAPNTPKILIHKSNSIHSALYSIGGSSLLLKLIEYSSQNLNNKDKKMIDTMLYKSLTLLFSVLNNNWRLNKEFENINGYGLLSILLTRYKEDVNSSLVFNLVQGFDSSKSSETELQRQDLLKVILIHSGYNFVNPYESIIINPIAYRSLVLNFELYYESNTFEFLLYHFQVLISESKYSHINASELSKMKLLRKLLQFFKSPLLSTGQPEKTIVQLSNTFDSILKADTSVETIRTISLFVIYLLYHNPHIYSERISVLALKSLTKILCDSNSSIKVLKKFSRSITIHWILLLLNYKSSNGNTYSKEIVHCGVRLLTRLLKILGPHIIKRFFHVNHGLDILSSFLKDWWKDDEILCLIYLASFGIDLKDVDKSSLTLTEVLTNETFIPRLNQLIMPEFLILLNNLVLNSMNALSIKKGKSLSAPSSPLKGKKGDNDDDLEISYDVLHLINQYAESVNFGIENIKPLSAFYYKKEWLEGAFELLGHLKLSLSWTNFDLLPNFQNAYEKLTKVLSSLFVAKILKSSEFFDIFNGLSDFTKKLILHIIFPRIFEHVNQFVDISNFIFQEKDFLEGTIDILNYYYSAFIGQNYVVGNDDIDTFMACVISIIETNEASKSTNKQYTGIKNLKKYLGEIIVIKLIKISDDSKQGNGRDWSDITQNSEADLQTEAKSFEHGHRLGNFVKWLLYRQMTILRREVLDEAKMSQLISLLLGNFIKLSFEEQSQKAEYIFNLLRSCYMMHQEDFYKTISLISKENDYSECEMLITEFFDNLLTKNDDETLRNLQKYPTFKHIFMKNFHVCIGKYKERATLNVTDMAAVTLNNGGSLGFMNNVYIKNFERDCDQLRASMVNGELIKFSRTEQDKQENMQYFVITYNSLKIEVARLINQEDILNTKSHYILDFIENVDLMRKRMIVENQLSESEKLSYNINIPIKSVETINSEFPSFQEFDYTMTNSDMDALSDAADDNDSYEVIDDVSDVMESEGSSFEDRNRKVIRSLYMGDQIVALWNISQINGLAPIESLMILGTDHLYLIENYLHCENGNVIDAHDAPLELKDPYLQLVNSQSSNYLKVDNGRSHRTKSWGLDKLSCISKRQFLLRDIAIEMFFSDGASILITCLSTKERDSIYSKLFSYASGKGLDNDLLQALQLSSSISTNHALADGTSFFASKLASAFTSGSTSSLLAATKKWKRGEMSNFYYLIIINTLAGRTYNDLTQYPVFPWVIADYTSETLDLSNPKTFRNLSKPMGAQTSGRAKEFQERYEALDSLHDHNAPPFHYGTHYSSAMIVTSFLIRLKPYVQSYLLLQGGKFDHADRLFNSIEKAWNSASRDNTTDVRELTPEFFYLPEFLTNSSNFEFGTLQNGQASNDVALPPWAKGDPKLFIAKNREALESSYVSANLHLWIELIFGHKQSGQEAVNSLNVFHHLSYNGAINLDKINDEVEKRAIIGMINNFGQTPLKIFQKQHPIKEVLNIPNYYMRLVNTDIVPRLIFSSKLKAPIKKLEVSSRRWLGRPACVSSEDDLLIRKTNLLKGNCGSLIINQTTFLNIHSSNITCILQIGHKGFLTASQDGIINVWKCILKPSISLQFQCVLRGHFTEVSSLKFSSSFKIGVSVDIDGMIIIWDFTRFKFVRKIMPPSTVTTPLKVFTSISNDTGNIITIYSSEEKNLLIIYTINGEIILSKYLEAGIISCITFGSINDPMVDTDKYSITNSHIYWSNELIAIVYDSPKRLVNIYELKEDEGNECWALALLDSLDFGSTSIGEITAIELFKQSDIDTEDKLCRGSLKLVIGDSSGKVYSW; the protein is encoded by the coding sequence ATGTCATCCACACCGCTGAAAGATATACACGATGATACCAATGTAGAGGGTTTCGATAAATCAGAAGTCAATTTAATCAATCATTTATGTGAAAAGATCCTTTCAGGCTATACgataaataaagaattactTTTGAAATGGCAAGTTGAGTTAGCAGATACTAGTCATGATAGCACAGAGCTATCCACCAtaatagaagaagaattggtaATATCATATCCTATTGAAATGACAATTTGTTCTGTGGAAAAAGAggatattgaatatttctttgacgaattgaacaatttagatgaagaagtaCATCATgatttcaagattattCTTTATGAATTGTTCTTGTACAGCGTTTCTTTATCGTATACCATCAAAATCCAAATGTATCGACAAGATGTTCACAAATTAATAGCGGCAGAGTTTCTACAATTGATATCTACAGTCGAATTAAACTCTTTATTTGATTGTAATGTTCCTCTGAATTTGAGCCAACATGGCagattaataataatttttagTGAATTTGGGTGTGATATTGATTTGTTGAGGAAATTAATGATGCcattatataatgaaaaaataaatcaatgtATTAAGTTGGTATTACTAGATCTTTTAAATCAACTTTTTACAAGCTACCCTTGCCATTTTGACTTCTTtgttttgaatgattttcAGAATTCGGCCATAACAATTCCGTTTACGGGTGATTTGAATTCACTGAAATGTCTAACTATACAatcatctttcaaaataaatgtTTCATGCATGGATAATAAGTTCGATGATAGTTCGTCTACTGTTACATTATTCCTTTTAGCGAATTCATCTGgttcaaattcatctaCATTAAAGGTCCAATTACTCAACTATAATCAGTTTAtgattgaaattaaaaaccATCAAAATGGCTCAAGGATGcaattttcattcaatcaaattctaGACCTTCCCACTCACGATAACCAAAGCTATACTCATTTTGCATTGACCTATGATAGTTATACTAATTTAAATCTTTTCATAAATGGTGAATATAGTGAGTCAATTCCTTGCCCCGAGctttataaaattttgaattcatgGAACAAAGTATACATCGGTGATGAAAAGAGTACATTAAACCACAATAATGACGAGTTACTTATTAGGAATTTAACAGTTCTTAATGTTGCATTGTCGTATGAATGGGTCAATTTTCTATATAATCTCGGTCTTGGATACGATTGGGATTTTAAAGATTTCACCGAAGATAGACTTTTGAGTTTATTGAATCATTTAAGTTACAGAGGATTGATTAATGTCAGTTTGAAAATCAAGGAACTTAGAAGTAATCACACAAGAGAAAATTCAGACGTACTAAACCATATGAGACAAGGTAAAAATCAGTTTGAGATAAATAGAAATCTAACTAACGGTACACCTAATAGTGCGTTTGACAGAAGATCAATAGTTAAAGTTCTTGCGTCAAGCAGATTAAAGGAATCAAATGTATTATTCGACTCTAATACAAGCTCGTTCATCGATTCCTTAGAAGCCCCTAACACACCTAAGATATTAATCCACAAGTCTAATTCAATCCACAGTGCACTTTACAGTATAGGAGGGTCTTCCCTATTACTTAAATTAATCGAATATTCATCgcaaaatttgaataacaaAGATAAGAAGATGATCGACACTATGCTCTACAAATCTCTTACGTTGTTATTTTCGGTTTTGAATAACAATTGGAGGTTGAATAAAGAGTTTGAGAACATTAATGGTTATGGATTACTACTGATTCTTTTGACGCGTTATAAGGAAGATGTTAATTCATCGCTAGTGTTTAATCTAGTGCAAGGGTTTGATTCGAGCAAGAGTTCAGAAACTGAACTTCAGAGACAAGACTTGTTGAAAGTAATACTAATCCATTCGGGATATAATTTTGTTAACCCATATGAGtctatcattattaatccGATAGCATACAGATCTCTTGTCctaaattttgaattatattatgAATCGAATACGTTCGAATTCTTACTATATCACTTTCAAGTACTCATTAGTGAAAGTAAATACTCGCATATAAATGCTTCCGAGTTAAGCAAAATGAAACTATTAAGAAAGCTTTtacaattttttaaatcCCCTTTACTTTCAACTGGTCAACCAGAAAAGACTATTGTTCAATTGTCAAATACCTTTGATTCTATCTTGAAAGCGGACACGTCAGTAGAAACAATAAGAACAATATCTTTGTTTGTTATTTACTTATTGTATCATAATCCTCATATCTACTCAGAGAGAATTAGTGTTCTTGCCTTGAAATCACTCACAAAAATATTATGTGACTCAAACCTGTCAATTAAagtattgaagaaattctCTAGATCTATAACGATCCATTGGATTTTACTATTGCTTAATTACAAGTCATCTAATGGAAATACATATTCCAAAGAAATCGTTCACTGTGGTGTTAGATTACTTACTAGGTTGTTAAAGATTCTTGGTCCTCATATAATTAAGAGATTCTTTCATGTGAATCATGGTTTGGATATTTTAAGCAGTTTCTTGAAAGACTGGTGGaaggatgatgaaatattatgTCTAATTTATCTAGCAAGCTTCGGAATTGATTTAAAAGATGTtgataaatcatcattaacCTTGACAGAGGTATTAACTAACGAGACATTCATTCCAAGATTAAACCAATTAATAATGCCagaatttttgatattattgaacaacTTAGTgttgaattcaatgaatGCCTTAAGCATAAAAAAAGGAAAATCATTGAGTGCACCGAGTTCGCCTTTAAAAGGTAAGAAAggtgataatgatgatgatttggaGATTTCGTATGATGTCTTACATCTAATTAATCAATATGCGGAATCTGTCAATTTTGGGATTGAGAATATTAAGCCTTTGTCTGCATTTTATTATAAGAAAGAGTGGTTAGAAGGTGCATTTGAACTATTAGGccatttaaaattatctcTATCGTGGACAAACTTTGATCTTTTACCAAATTTTCAGAATGCTTATGAGAAGTTGACGAAAGTTTTGTCCAGTTTATTTGTCGCtaagatattgaaatcttCCGAgttttttgatatttttaatggATTAAGTGATTTTACCAAAAAGCTTATACttcatattatttttcCACGAATATTTGAACATGTCAATCAATTTGTAGATATATCTAATTTCATATTCCAAGAAAAGGACTTTTTAGAAGGTACCATAGATATATTAAACTACTATTATTCAGCATTTATTGGTCAAAATTATGTTGTTGGAAACGATGATATCGATACATTCATGGCTTGTGTGATATCCATCATAGAGACTAATGAAGCGTCGAAAAGCACAAATAAGCAGTATACTGgaataaagaatttgaagaaataccTAGGGGAAATCATTGTCattaaattgataaaaatcTCGGATGATAGTAAGCAAGGCAATGGCAGGGATTGGAGTGATATAACTCAAAACCTGGAGGCTGATCTTCAAACCGAAGCAAAATCATTTGAGCATGGTCATAGGCTAGGTAATTTTGTGAAATGGCTACTTTATAGACAGATGACCATACTTCGAAGGGAAGTTCTTGATGAAGCAAAAATGAGTCAATTAATTTCACTTCTATTAGGCAACTTTATCAAGTTATCGTTCGAAGAGCAAAGCCAAAAAGCAGAGTACATATTCAACCTTTTACGTTCTTGTTATATGATGCATCAAGAAGATTTCTATAAGACTATTTCACTCATAAGTAAGGAGAACGATTATAGTGAATGTGAGATGTTAATCACAGAATTTTTTGACAATTTACTAACCAAAAACGATGATGAAACGTTAAGAAATTTACAAAAATATCCTACTTTTAAGCACATCtttatgaagaatttccATGTTTGTATTGGAAAGTATAAGGAACGTGCAACACTAAATGTAACAGATATGGCTGCTGTAACATTAAATAATGGTGGAAGTTTAGGGTTCATGAATAACGTAtatatcaagaattttgaaagGGATTGTGACCAGTTGCGAGCATCTATGGTTAATGGAGaactaataaaatttagTAGGACTGAACAGGACAAACAGGAAAATATGCAATATTTCGTTATAACATATAACtctttgaaaattgaaGTTGCTcgattaataaatcaagaaGACATATTGAATACAAAATCACATTACATTTTGGACTTCATTGAGAATGTCGACCTCATGAGGAAGAGAATGATTGTGGAAAATCAACTATCTGAATCAGAGAAACTCTCAtacaatatcaatatccCTATTAAACTGGTAGAAACTATTAATAGTGAATTTCCATCATTTCAAGAGTTTGATTATACGATGACAAATAGTGATATGGATGCTCTTCTGGACGCTGCTGACGATAATGATAGTTACGAGGTTATTGATGATGTATCGGATGTGATGGAATCAGAAGGCAGCTCGTTTGAAGACAGGAATAGGAAAGTTATAAGGAGTTTGTACATGGGTGACCAAATTGTTGCATTATGGAATATTAGTCAAATAAACGGGTTAGCACCTATTGAAagtttgatgatattgggAACTGATCATTTgtatttgattgaaaattatttgcattgTGAAAATGGAAATGTTATCGATGCACATGATGCCCCACTTGAATTAAAGGACCCTTATCTTCAATTGGTAAATTCGCAATCTAGcaattatttgaaagttGATAATGGAAGATCACATAGAACAAAAAGCTGGGGATTGGATAAACTAAGTTGCATATCAAAGCGCCAATTCTTATTACGTGATATAGCTATAGAGATGTTTTTTAGTGATGGTGCAAGTATTCTTATTACTTGCTTGTCCACTAAGGAACGTGATTCTATATACAGCAAGTTATTCTCTTATGCGTCAGGAAAAGGCTTGGATAATGATTTGTTGCAAGCATTGCaactttcttcttcaatatctacAAATCATGCTTTGGCTGATGGAACATCCTTCTTTGCTTCGAAATTAGCATCGGCATTTACGTCAGGATCAACCTCATCATTATTGGCAGCTACGAAGAAGTGGAAGAGAGGAGAGATGAGTAacttttattatttgataattatcaataccCTTGCTGGAAGAAcatataatgatttgacACAATATCCAGTGTTTCCATGGGTAATCGCTGACTACACGAGCGAAACTTTAGACTTATCGAATCCGAAAACTTTCCgtaatttatcaaagcCAATGGGGGCACAAACTAGTGGAAGGGCAaaagaatttcaagaaagatACGAAGCTTTGGATAGTTTGCATGATCATAATGCACCTCCATTTCATTATGGGACTCATTATTCGTCTGCAATGATTGTTACCTCCTTTTTAATACGGCTAAAACCATACGTGCAATCATACTTGTTATTGCAAGGAGGAAAGTTTGACCATGCTGATAGACTTTTTAATTCCATCGAAAAAGCTTGGAATTCGGCATCGAGAGATAATACGACTGATGTAAGGGAATTAACTCCAGAATTTTTCTATTTACCTGAGTTTTTGACTAACTCTagtaattttgaatttgggACTCTTCAGAATGGACAAGCATCGAATGATGTCGCTCTACCACCATGGGCAAAAGGCGATcctaaattatttattgcaaaaaataGGGAAGCCCTAGAAAGCTCGTATGTTTCTGCTAATTTACATCTATGGATTGAATTAATCTTTGGTCATAAGCAAAGTGGCCAAGAAGCAgttaattcattgaatgTCTTTCATCATTTATCCTACAATGGAGCCATTAATCTAGATAAGATTAATGATGAGGTAGAAAAGAGGGCAATAATTGGAATGATCAATAATTTCGGACAAACACCattgaagatttttcaaaagcaGCATCCGATTAAAGAAGTATTGAATATACCTAACTATTATATGCGCTTAGTAAATACGGATATTGTACCCCGCTTAATATTTAGCTCCAAGTTAAAGGCCCctataaaaaaattggagGTAAGTCTGAGAAGGTGGTTAGGTAGACCGGCATGTGTAAGTAGTGAGGATGATTTGTTGATTCGGAAAACAAATCTATTGAAAGGTAATTGCGGGTCTTTGATAATTAATCAGACGacatttttgaatattcatCTGTCTAATATAACCTGTATCCTTCAGATAGGACACAAGGGTTTCTTAACGGCTTCTCAAGACGGGATCATCA
- a CDS encoding DEHA2G15598p (similar to uniprot|P39538 Saccharomyces cerevisiae YJL197w UBP12 ubiquitin C-terminal hydrolase) translates to MSEEGNKSPSMRGDYTFGAEEEEEVEIQQKFDESDANDLQQRREVLSQLLQTTNVHEGDTLFLVSRDYVDDILNLPADTFEELKNNLGPINCKSLVDGAGFLYPDDEKSDAIATRSITQEAFQKLIEWFGIHGEPIARAAMLNPATGNIEVERFPPYFHIHTLLKGNSNRSFHGQMHNGVYLSRTRTFNDLFDAIRVIMFKTSGNQKPTPFRIWFIPADSTDNLPSSISLFAFINDIRKKHLLRQDFYNYSLKSQGIVLPSYHILVESFDKSSKSYPVDNYFNSVDLSTFEIEKMIESGGNLGLANLGNTCYMNSALQCLLHVPEINYYFFYNIFEKELNKTNPLGNKGQIAVAFGSLLHKLFDNLKNTNSSFVSPREFKFTIGHYSSMFHGYQQQDSQEFLSWLLDALHEDLNRIYNKPYCEKPELKDDEVSDPSAIARLADTCWQQHKQRNDSVIVDLFTGLYQSTLICPDCSKTSITFDPFNDLTLPLPINKKWYHTFTIINLSTDSLNLESHIMKLEVELDKTSNFDELLRYLSTFLKVPQKYLFLFEIFNNFFYKDFQAKYNKLKFFPTSEIISDSDDILVYIIPHNPETDIIVPVINTVSDQDKSYNISNPFGLPLFIVLDKINDVRSFGNIRKNLESTVKILSNIDIDDHCDEMKKSNKKYHSAKDFPLLEKGSQEDVDMLEEDTNENINGPSQDEYDSDISLGNPNVGADYGFNIRHYRESKPVTRSLNKFNYSSDDQDASSNGVLNIPNLRPNFNNLPSLSDELPQLKQKYYHYPRYIEDSTNGNEQEASSDDKEKVDEDYVVVENKSDNEIEDNLAKDTPPESSDEGLDTENENNGSENIGSLFDSVSELPSQKNASTHYSESKTDNHPVLVYNNTTLVCEWDYDIFSKLFEDPADQKWIDLPYIPNDQLEANKRKLEQQQKSTVSLYDCLRSFSTPEILGDQDLWYCPNCKDHKQATKTIQIWSTGDLLTIHLKRFQSARTFSDKINMVVDFPVEGLDMSSFVSKEKDNSDLIYDLIAVDNHYGGLGGGHYTASVKNFRDNKWYYFNDGRVSEMNDPTECITGAAYLLFYRKRKPASEFLGGDQLQTVIQQGRDNFNQNLKYLMDNLIKTKEQVDDFNQHDIALKSHEELKFAEENQDEKEEDEEEEEVENVAKTSESLISPCNGTISSAKKSRLPINEETSSGEFNEGGDNFNRRKQRLISKNKNYNKSISIKPDNTMEYSSSNIASPLSSGSEDNIVSDNISLPNSDANLDDK, encoded by the coding sequence ATGTCGGAGGAAGGAAATAAGTCTCCCTCTATGCGTGGTGATTACACTTTTGGAgccgaagaagaagaagaagtggAAATCCAACAAAAATTCGACGAAAGTGATGCAAATGATTTGCAGCAAAGAAGGGAGGTATTGAGCCAATTATTACAGACTACAAACGTACACGAAGGAGATACATTGTTTCTTGTATCGCGAGActatgttgatgatatacTAAATTTGCCAGCGGACACATTTgaggaattgaagaataatttGGGACCTATCAATTGTAAGCTGCTAGTAGATGGAGCCGGGTTCTTATATcctgatgatgaaaagtCAGACGCAATTGCTACGCGTAGCATTACACAGGAGGCATTTCAGAAATTGATAGAATGGTTTGGGATCCACGGTGAACCCATCGCGAGAGCAGCCATGCTAAACCCTGCTACCGGTAATATAGAGGTTGAAAGATTTCCACCATATTTTCACATTCATACGTTGTTGAAAGGAAATTCTAATAGATCCTTTCACGGTCAGATGCATAATGGTGTTTACTTGTCACGCACTAGAACATTCAATGATTTGTTTGATGCGATTAGAGTAATTATGTTCAAAACTTCTGGTAATCAAAAGCCTACGCCATTTCGTATTTGGTTTATACCGGCAGATAGTACTGATAACTTACCAAGTTCGATTTCcttatttgcatttattaACGATATTCGTAAGAAACACTTACTTCGTCAAGACTTTTACAATTATTCGTTGAAAAGCCAAGGAATAGTACTACCAAGCTACCATATTTTAGTAgaatcatttgataaatctaGTAAGAGCTATCCTGTGGACAATTACTTTAATTCTGTTGATTTATCCacttttgaaattgaaaagatgATTGAGTCAGGTGGAAATCTTGGTCTAGCAAATCTAGGAAACACATGCTATATGAACTCTGCCCTACAATGTTTACTTCATGTTCCtgaaataaattattatttcttttataatatttttgagAAGGAGCTTAATAAAACTAACCCTCTTGGTAATAAAGGCCAGATTGCTGTTGCCTTTGGTTCTTTGTTACATAAACTATTTGAcaacttgaaaaatacGAACAGTTCTTTTGTATCTCCTAGAGAATTTAAGTTCACCATTGGTCATTATTCGTCAATGTTTCATGGCTATCAACAACAAGATTCTCAAGAGTTTCTAAGCTGGTTATTAGATGCTCTCCACGAAGATTTGAATCGTATTTACAATAAGCCCTATTGTGAAAAACCGGAATTAAAAGACGATGAAGTAAGTGATCCAAGTGCCATTGCCAGATTAGCAGACACTTGCTGGCAGCAACATAAGCAACGTAATGACTCAGTAATAGTTGATTTATTTACAGGTTTATACCAGTCCACCTTAATCTGCCCCGATTGTTCCAAAACTTCAATAACCTTCGATCCGTTTAATGATCTAACATTGCCATTGCCAATCAATAAGAAATGGTATCATACATTTAcaatcattaatttatcCACCGACTCGTTAAATCTTGAGTCGCACATAATGAAATTAGAGGTGGAGTTAGACAAGACCTCcaattttgatgaattattgagaTATCTCAGTACCTTTCTTAAGGTCCCGCaaaagtatttatttttgtttgaaatttttaataatttcttttacAAAGATTTCCAGGCAAAATATAACAAATTGAAGTTCTTCCCTACAAGCGAAATTATTTCAGATAGTGATGATATCCTCGTCTATATCATACCCCACAATCCTGAAACCGATATTATTGTTCCCGTCATTAATACAGTGAGTGACCAAGATAAGTCCTATAACATATCGAATCCTTTTGGATTGCCgttatttattgtattggataaaataaatgatgTTAGAAGTTTCGgaaatattagaaagaACCTTGAAAGTACGgttaaaattttatctaatatTGACATTGATGATCATTGTGAtgaaatgaagaaatctAATAAGAAGTATCATTCAGCGAAGGACTTTCCATTGTTAGAGAAGGGTCTGCAAGAGGATGTCGATATGCTTGAGGAAGATACTAACGAAAACATTAATGGTCCTTCACAAGATGAATACGATTCAGATATTTCATTAGGTAACCCTAACGTAGGAGCTGATTATGGGTTCAATATTAGGCATTATCGCGAATCAAAACCTGTTACTCGTTCattgaacaaattcaattacAGTTCTGATGATCAGGATGCTTCTTCGAATGGTGTACTTAATATTCCAAACTTGAGaccaaatttcaataatttgcCGAGCTTATCAGACGAGCTTCCACAATTGAAgcagaaatattatcattaccCTCgatatattgaagattcaaCTAATGGAAATGAACAGGAAGCCAGTTCTGACGATAAAGAAAAGgttgatgaagattatGTTGTAGTAGAGAATAAGtctgataatgaaattgaagacaATCTTGCGAAGGATACTCCTCCGGAACTGCTGGACGAAGGTCTTGATACGGAAAATGAGAATAATGGGTCAGAAAATATCGGGCTGTTATTTGATTCTGTTAGCGAATTACCTTCGCAGAAAAATGCATCTACGCATTACTCTGAGCTGAAGACTGATAATCATCCGGTTTTAGTTTACAATAATACCACTTTGGTTTGTGAATGggattatgatattttctCGAAACTTTTTGAAGATCCAGCAGATCAGAAATGGATAGATTTGCCGTACATTCCAAATGATCAGTTAGAAGCCAATAAAAGGAAATTAGAGCAACAACAGAAATCGACTGTTTCATTATATGATTGTTTGCGGAGTTTTAGTACGCCAGAAATTTTAGGTGATCAGGATTTGTGGTATTGTCCAAATTGTAAGGATCATAAACAAGCTACGAAGACAATTCAAATCTGGTCAACTGGTGATTTATTAACCATACATTTGAAGAGGTTCCAAAGTGCGAGAACTTTCAGTGACAAGATTAATATGGTCGTCGATTTCCCAGTCGAAGGATTAGATATGTCATCTTTTGTATCTAAGGAAAAAGATAATTCGGATTTAATTTATGATTTAATTGCTGTTGATAATCATTATGGTGGACTTGGAGGGGGACATTATACAGCTTCAGTCAAAAATTTCAGGGATAACAAATGGTACTATTTTAATGATGGAAGGGTTAGTGAAATGAATGATCCTACCGAATGTATTACCGGTGCTGCTTATTTGTTGTTTTACAGAAAGAGAAAGCCAGCTTCGGAATTCTTAGGAGGCGATCAACTACAAACAGTGATCCAACAGGGAAGGGATAATTTTAACCAaaacttgaaatatttgatggataatttgattaagaCAAAAGAACAAGTTGACGACTTCAATCAACATGATATAGCTTTAAAGTCTCACGAAGAATTGAAGTTCGCAGAAGAAAATCAggatgaaaaagaagaagacgaagaagaagaagaagtagaAAATGTCGCAAAGACTTCGGAGTCTTTAATATCGCCCTGTAATGGAACTATTCTGTCAGCCAAGAAGTCCAGATTACCAATAAACGAAGAGACATCTAGTGGTGAATTTAATGAGGGCGGTGATAACTTCAATCGAAGAAAACAAAGGTTGATATctaaaaataagaattataataaatcaattagTATCAAACCGGATAATACAAtggaatattcttcatcaaatatagCATCGCCATTAAGTTCAGGTTCGGAAGATAACATAGTCAGTGATAATATTAGCTTGCCAAACTCTGATGCAAATTTGgatgataaataa